From Orcinus orca chromosome 3, mOrcOrc1.1, whole genome shotgun sequence, a single genomic window includes:
- the TNFAIP8 gene encoding tumor necrosis factor alpha-induced protein 8 isoform X3: MASKSVATTLIDDTSSEVLDELYRVTKEYTQNKKEAEKIIKNLIKTVIKLAILYRNNQFNQDELALMEKFKKKVHQLAMTVVSFHQVDFTFDRNVLSRLLNECREMLHQVIQRHLTAKSHGRVNNVFDHFSDCDFLAALYNPFGSFKPHLQKLCDGINKMLDEENI, from the coding sequence ATGGCGTCCAAATCCGTCGCTACCACCTTAATCGATGACACGAGCAGCGAAGTGCTGGATGAGCTCTACAGGGTGACCAAGGAGTACACCCAGAAcaagaaggaggcagagaagatCATCAAAAACCTCATCAAAACAGTCATCAAGCTGGCCATTCTTTACAGGAATAATCAGTTTAACCAAGATGAGCTGGCACTGATGGAGAAATTCAAGAAGAAAGTTCATCAACTTGCTATGACCGTGGTCAGTTTCCATCAGGTGGATTTCACCTTTGACCGGAATGTGTTATCCAGGCTGTTAAATGAGTGTAGAGAGATGCTCCACCAGGTCATCCAGCGTCACCTCACCGCCAAGTCACATGGACGGGTTAATAATGTCTTTGATCATTTTTCAGATTGTGATTTCTTGGCTGCCTTGTATAATCCCTTCGGAAGTTTTAAACCCCACTTACAAAAACTGTGTGATGGCATCAACAAAATGTTAGATGAAGAGAACATATGA
- the TNFAIP8 gene encoding tumor necrosis factor alpha-induced protein 8 isoform X5, with protein MATDVFNSKNLAVQAQKKILGKMASKSVATTLIDDTSSEVLDELYRVTKEYTQNKKEAEKIIKNLIKTVIKLAILYRNNQFNQDELALMEKFKKKVHQLAMTVVSFHQVDFTFDRNVLSRLLNECREMLHQVIQRHLTAKSHGRVNNVFDHFSDCDFLAALYNPFGSFKPHLQKLCDGINKMLDEENI; from the coding sequence TGGCCACAGATGTCTTTAATTCCAAAAACCTGGCCGTTCAGGCACAAAAGAAGATCTTGGGTAAAATGGCGTCCAAATCCGTCGCTACCACCTTAATCGATGACACGAGCAGCGAAGTGCTGGATGAGCTCTACAGGGTGACCAAGGAGTACACCCAGAAcaagaaggaggcagagaagatCATCAAAAACCTCATCAAAACAGTCATCAAGCTGGCCATTCTTTACAGGAATAATCAGTTTAACCAAGATGAGCTGGCACTGATGGAGAAATTCAAGAAGAAAGTTCATCAACTTGCTATGACCGTGGTCAGTTTCCATCAGGTGGATTTCACCTTTGACCGGAATGTGTTATCCAGGCTGTTAAATGAGTGTAGAGAGATGCTCCACCAGGTCATCCAGCGTCACCTCACCGCCAAGTCACATGGACGGGTTAATAATGTCTTTGATCATTTTTCAGATTGTGATTTCTTGGCTGCCTTGTATAATCCCTTCGGAAGTTTTAAACCCCACTTACAAAAACTGTGTGATGGCATCAACAAAATGTTAGATGAAGAGAACATATGA
- the TNFAIP8 gene encoding tumor necrosis factor alpha-induced protein 8 isoform X4, whose amino-acid sequence MLKLLATDVFNSKNLAVQAQKKILGKMASKSVATTLIDDTSSEVLDELYRVTKEYTQNKKEAEKIIKNLIKTVIKLAILYRNNQFNQDELALMEKFKKKVHQLAMTVVSFHQVDFTFDRNVLSRLLNECREMLHQVIQRHLTAKSHGRVNNVFDHFSDCDFLAALYNPFGSFKPHLQKLCDGINKMLDEENI is encoded by the coding sequence TGGCCACAGATGTCTTTAATTCCAAAAACCTGGCCGTTCAGGCACAAAAGAAGATCTTGGGTAAAATGGCGTCCAAATCCGTCGCTACCACCTTAATCGATGACACGAGCAGCGAAGTGCTGGATGAGCTCTACAGGGTGACCAAGGAGTACACCCAGAAcaagaaggaggcagagaagatCATCAAAAACCTCATCAAAACAGTCATCAAGCTGGCCATTCTTTACAGGAATAATCAGTTTAACCAAGATGAGCTGGCACTGATGGAGAAATTCAAGAAGAAAGTTCATCAACTTGCTATGACCGTGGTCAGTTTCCATCAGGTGGATTTCACCTTTGACCGGAATGTGTTATCCAGGCTGTTAAATGAGTGTAGAGAGATGCTCCACCAGGTCATCCAGCGTCACCTCACCGCCAAGTCACATGGACGGGTTAATAATGTCTTTGATCATTTTTCAGATTGTGATTTCTTGGCTGCCTTGTATAATCCCTTCGGAAGTTTTAAACCCCACTTACAAAAACTGTGTGATGGCATCAACAAAATGTTAGATGAAGAGAACATATGA
- the TNFAIP8 gene encoding tumor necrosis factor alpha-induced protein 8 isoform X2, with translation MLLLFQRLNRAGLKQVATDVFNSKNLAVQAQKKILGKMASKSVATTLIDDTSSEVLDELYRVTKEYTQNKKEAEKIIKNLIKTVIKLAILYRNNQFNQDELALMEKFKKKVHQLAMTVVSFHQVDFTFDRNVLSRLLNECREMLHQVIQRHLTAKSHGRVNNVFDHFSDCDFLAALYNPFGSFKPHLQKLCDGINKMLDEENI, from the coding sequence TGGCCACAGATGTCTTTAATTCCAAAAACCTGGCCGTTCAGGCACAAAAGAAGATCTTGGGTAAAATGGCGTCCAAATCCGTCGCTACCACCTTAATCGATGACACGAGCAGCGAAGTGCTGGATGAGCTCTACAGGGTGACCAAGGAGTACACCCAGAAcaagaaggaggcagagaagatCATCAAAAACCTCATCAAAACAGTCATCAAGCTGGCCATTCTTTACAGGAATAATCAGTTTAACCAAGATGAGCTGGCACTGATGGAGAAATTCAAGAAGAAAGTTCATCAACTTGCTATGACCGTGGTCAGTTTCCATCAGGTGGATTTCACCTTTGACCGGAATGTGTTATCCAGGCTGTTAAATGAGTGTAGAGAGATGCTCCACCAGGTCATCCAGCGTCACCTCACCGCCAAGTCACATGGACGGGTTAATAATGTCTTTGATCATTTTTCAGATTGTGATTTCTTGGCTGCCTTGTATAATCCCTTCGGAAGTTTTAAACCCCACTTACAAAAACTGTGTGATGGCATCAACAAAATGTTAGATGAAGAGAACATATGA